Proteins encoded in a region of the Acidobacteriota bacterium genome:
- a CDS encoding hydantoinase/oxoprolinase family protein, translating to MAVASRRIAIDTGGTFTDCVWVEEGELRVLKLLSTPSHPGQAILQSLKQLDAAAAEVRHGTTVGTNALLERTGARVAFITTAGFEDTVAIGRQARPELYRWSNPQPAPLAPESLRFGIAERTLPDGSVLQAPTPADLARLAEAVATARPEAIAISLLFGFANSANERAVAAALASLGVPISVSHAILPEFREYERGATVLLNAYLAPKMGAYLRDLDAGLGRQNPGARLHVMQSSGGITSAATAAREPVRTILSGPAGGVVGAYQAARQAGFDRILSFDMGGTSTDVALLENGGLHTTHEAQVLGLPVAVPMLDIHTVGAGGGSLASFDAGGALQVGPASAGADPGPICYGRGERPTVTDANLILGRLDAAGLLGGGMRLEVTRARCFLDAAKGSVATVEAFADGIVRLAEAAMAKALRVISVERGYDPREFTLVCFGGAGPLHACALAEALEIPRVLVPRLPGALSAVGILRSDMVRDYSRTVMAPVTPALAPRLEHIFRELERQGAQEMRTEHLHAVAERSLDVRYAGQGFELTLPAGAGFAARFHRLHERRYGYADAARPLEVVSVRVRMIAASSPLSMRRQTPRRGNGRQARVAQRPVWFQGRPRASAVYNRDRLHAGDAFTGPAIINEYSATTVVLPGWRARVDGWRNLILEVAS from the coding sequence GTGGCCGTCGCCTCCCGTCGCATCGCCATCGATACCGGCGGAACCTTCACCGACTGCGTTTGGGTCGAGGAGGGCGAGCTGCGTGTGCTCAAGCTGCTGTCCACGCCGAGCCATCCTGGCCAGGCCATTTTGCAGAGCCTGAAGCAACTCGATGCCGCAGCGGCCGAAGTTCGCCATGGAACGACCGTCGGCACGAATGCCCTGCTGGAGCGCACCGGCGCCCGCGTTGCCTTCATCACCACCGCCGGCTTCGAAGATACGGTCGCCATCGGCCGGCAGGCGCGTCCGGAGCTCTATCGCTGGTCGAACCCGCAACCCGCGCCGCTCGCGCCGGAGTCCTTGCGCTTCGGGATCGCGGAGCGCACGCTGCCCGACGGCAGCGTCCTGCAAGCTCCCACGCCTGCCGATCTGGCGCGCCTGGCGGAAGCCGTCGCCACCGCCCGGCCGGAGGCCATCGCCATCTCGCTGCTGTTCGGCTTCGCCAATTCCGCCAACGAGCGTGCCGTCGCCGCTGCCCTCGCCTCTCTGGGCGTGCCCATTTCCGTATCGCACGCCATCCTGCCCGAGTTCCGCGAATACGAACGCGGCGCCACAGTTTTGCTGAATGCCTATCTCGCCCCCAAAATGGGTGCCTACCTGCGCGACTTGGATGCCGGATTAGGGCGCCAGAATCCGGGCGCGCGCCTGCATGTGATGCAATCCTCCGGCGGCATTACCTCGGCCGCGACGGCGGCCCGGGAACCCGTGCGCACCATCCTTTCCGGCCCCGCCGGCGGCGTCGTGGGAGCGTACCAGGCTGCGCGCCAGGCTGGTTTCGACCGCATCCTCAGCTTCGACATGGGCGGCACCTCGACCGACGTGGCGCTGCTGGAGAACGGCGGGTTGCACACGACCCACGAAGCGCAGGTCCTGGGCCTGCCCGTGGCCGTGCCCATGCTCGATATTCACACCGTCGGCGCCGGCGGCGGCTCGCTCGCCAGCTTCGATGCCGGCGGTGCGCTGCAGGTCGGCCCCGCTTCCGCCGGCGCTGATCCCGGACCGATTTGCTACGGCCGGGGCGAGCGTCCCACCGTCACCGATGCCAACCTGATCCTTGGCCGGCTCGACGCTGCCGGCCTACTGGGCGGCGGCATGCGGCTTGAGGTGACCCGCGCGCGCTGCTTTCTCGACGCCGCCAAAGGCAGCGTGGCCACGGTAGAAGCCTTTGCCGATGGGATTGTGCGCCTCGCCGAGGCCGCCATGGCCAAGGCGTTGCGGGTGATTTCGGTCGAGCGCGGTTACGATCCCCGCGAGTTCACCCTTGTCTGCTTTGGCGGCGCCGGCCCGCTGCACGCCTGCGCGCTGGCCGAGGCGCTGGAGATTCCCCGCGTCCTGGTCCCGCGGCTGCCAGGCGCGCTTTCGGCGGTGGGCATTCTGCGCTCCGACATGGTCCGGGACTACTCCCGCACCGTCATGGCGCCAGTCACGCCGGCCCTGGCGCCCCGGCTCGAACACATCTTCCGCGAGCTCGAGCGCCAGGGCGCACAGGAAATGCGCACCGAGCACCTGCACGCGGTGGCTGAGCGCTCGCTCGACGTCCGCTACGCCGGCCAGGGCTTTGAGCTGACGCTGCCGGCGGGCGCCGGCTTTGCCGCGCGCTTCCATCGTCTGCACGAGCGCCGCTACGGCTACGCCGATGCCGCACGGCCACTGGAGGTGGTGAGCGTGCGCGTCCGCATGATTGCGGCCTCTTCCCCACTGTCAATGCGGCGCCAGACGCCGCGCCGCGGCAATGGCCGCCAGGCGCGTGTGGCCCAGCGCCCCGTCTGGTTCCAGGGCCGCCCGCGCGCGAGCGCCGTTTACAACCGCGACCGCTTGCACGCCGGCGATGCCTTCACCGGTCCGGCCATCATTAATGAGTACAGCGCCACCACCGTCGTGCTGCCCGGCTGGCGCGCCCGCGTGGACGGCTGGCGCAACCTGATCCTGGAGGTCGCGTCGTGA
- a CDS encoding hydantoinase B/oxoprolinase family protein, which produces MELAIFKSAFHAIAQEMGVALRRTAFSPNIKERRDYSSALFNAAGEVIAMGDDMPVHLGSMPMSVAAALKALALEPGDVAILNDPYEGGTHLPDITLVMPVFAGSGRARRRPEFYVANRAHHADVGGTYPGSMGLCREITQEGIRIPPLKLMRRGQLDQGLLRLILSNVRTPQEREGDLTAQLGACRIGAARLEALAAKYGLPRLERNMAALLDHSERLMHAELRRMPGGTFTAEDFLDDDGLGSGPIRLHVALTLDPRRARARVDFSGSDPQVTGSVNAVAAITYSATFYVFRCLLPPEAAPTAGLMRPVAMVIPPGSVLDAGPPAAVAAGNVECSQRIVDVLLRAFAQALPDRIPAASSGTMNNLTIGGQYPAGDHRAGQPYAYYETCGGGMGAAPDADGLSGVHTHMSNTLNTPVEALEYAYPFRVHRYAYRRGSGGTGKFRGGNGLIREVEVLAPAQVTLLCERRRFAPYGLNGGSDGACGRTLLVQDGEERELPGKTNLLVPAGARIRLESPGGGGMGKSGRS; this is translated from the coding sequence ATTGAGCTGGCGATCTTTAAAAGCGCCTTTCACGCCATCGCGCAGGAGATGGGCGTGGCGCTGCGGCGCACCGCTTTTTCGCCCAACATCAAAGAGCGGCGCGACTACTCCAGCGCCTTGTTCAACGCCGCCGGTGAGGTCATCGCCATGGGCGATGACATGCCCGTACACCTCGGATCCATGCCCATGTCGGTCGCCGCCGCGCTCAAGGCACTCGCGCTCGAGCCCGGCGACGTCGCCATCCTCAACGATCCCTACGAGGGCGGCACCCACCTGCCCGACATCACCCTGGTTATGCCCGTCTTCGCCGGCTCCGGCCGGGCCCGGCGCCGGCCGGAGTTCTATGTGGCCAACCGCGCCCATCATGCCGACGTCGGCGGCACCTATCCCGGCTCCATGGGACTGTGCCGTGAGATTACTCAGGAAGGCATTCGTATCCCGCCGCTGAAGCTGATGCGCCGCGGCCAGCTCGACCAGGGCCTGCTGCGCCTGATCCTCAGCAACGTCCGCACGCCGCAGGAGCGCGAAGGAGACCTGACGGCGCAGCTGGGCGCCTGCCGCATTGGCGCCGCGCGCCTCGAGGCCTTGGCGGCCAAGTACGGCTTGCCGCGCCTGGAGCGCAACATGGCCGCGCTGCTCGATCACTCCGAGCGCCTCATGCACGCCGAACTGCGGCGCATGCCCGGGGGCACGTTTACTGCCGAGGATTTTCTTGACGACGATGGCCTCGGTTCCGGCCCCATCCGCCTGCACGTCGCCCTCACGCTCGATCCGCGCCGCGCCCGCGCCAGGGTTGATTTTTCCGGCAGCGATCCGCAGGTCACCGGCAGTGTCAACGCCGTCGCCGCCATTACCTACTCGGCCACGTTTTACGTTTTCCGGTGCCTCCTGCCGCCCGAGGCCGCACCCACGGCGGGGCTGATGCGCCCGGTCGCCATGGTCATCCCGCCCGGCAGCGTGCTCGACGCGGGTCCGCCCGCCGCCGTCGCCGCCGGCAACGTCGAATGCTCGCAGCGCATCGTCGATGTCCTGTTGCGCGCCTTCGCGCAAGCGCTGCCCGACCGCATCCCCGCGGCCAGCAGCGGCACGATGAACAACCTCACCATCGGCGGCCAATATCCCGCTGGCGATCATCGCGCCGGCCAGCCTTACGCTTATTACGAAACCTGCGGCGGGGGCATGGGCGCCGCGCCCGATGCCGACGGCCTTTCCGGCGTGCACACGCACATGAGCAACACCCTCAACACGCCGGTCGAAGCGCTCGAGTACGCCTATCCGTTCCGCGTCCATCGCTACGCCTACCGCCGCGGCTCCGGCGGCACGGGAAAGTTTCGCGGCGGCAATGGTCTCATCCGCGAAGTAGAAGTGCTTGCGCCCGCGCAGGTCACGCTGTTGTGTGAACGCCGCCGCTTCGCCCCCTACGGTCTGAACGGCGGGTCGGATGGCGCCTGCGGCCGTACCCTGCTGGTGCAGGACGGCGAGGAACGCGAACTGCCGGGCAAGACCAATCTCCTCGTTCCCGCCGGCGCCCGCATCCGCCTTGAATCACCCGGCGGCGGCGGTATGGGCAAATCCGGTAGATCCTAA
- a CDS encoding N-acetyltransferase: MDYRGLTQADVAEIFALDQRCFPVGIAYSAEEIAAYLRMPGFHQGCSRAGRLAAVLLSALGKREGRAGDPGAPGPAKRQAGGVAQPHQAPRQSIGRGHVITVDVAPEARRQGIGQELMRNAEAYYRARGARGMRLEAAVNNAGALAFYARLGYHMTRLLPGYYAADLDALRLELDF, translated from the coding sequence GTGGATTACCGCGGGTTGACGCAAGCGGATGTGGCCGAGATTTTTGCGCTCGATCAGCGCTGTTTTCCGGTCGGGATTGCCTACAGCGCGGAAGAAATTGCCGCGTACTTGCGGATGCCGGGGTTTCATCAGGGCTGCTCGCGCGCGGGGCGGCTGGCCGCCGTGCTGCTGAGCGCGCTGGGCAAACGCGAGGGCCGGGCCGGGGATCCTGGGGCCCCCGGCCCCGCCAAGCGTCAAGCGGGTGGTGTGGCGCAGCCACACCAGGCCCCGCGCCAATCAATAGGCCGGGGGCACGTCATCACGGTTGATGTGGCGCCGGAGGCGCGGCGGCAGGGAATAGGGCAGGAGCTGATGCGCAACGCCGAGGCGTATTATCGCGCGCGCGGGGCGCGCGGCATGCGGCTGGAAGCGGCGGTGAACAACGCCGGCGCACTGGCGTTTTACGCGCGTTTGGGTTATCACATGACGCGGCTGCTGCCAGGCTACTACGCCGCGGATCTGGACGCACTGCGGCTGGAGCTGGACTTTTAG
- a CDS encoding CDP-alcohol phosphatidyltransferase family protein produces the protein MATVTVKPAWPEWFYPANLLTELRLLAVPVIVAAVVLRKPGWAALIFIAAAVSDGCDGWIARHFNQRSALGLYLDPAADKILIAALFLTLALVGEMPWTVTIIIYIRDLCIVVSAAALYWGAGFRDFQPTWWGKASTTAELATAGVTLLEAWSTNGLFRFLERVGWVAVVSLAVVSGIHYAFTSAQRYHAQRA, from the coding sequence GTGGCGACGGTAACGGTCAAGCCGGCCTGGCCGGAATGGTTCTATCCTGCTAACCTGCTGACCGAGCTGCGGCTGCTGGCAGTTCCGGTCATTGTGGCCGCCGTGGTTCTTCGCAAACCGGGCTGGGCCGCCTTGATCTTCATCGCTGCGGCGGTCAGCGACGGCTGCGACGGCTGGATTGCGCGGCACTTCAATCAGCGCTCCGCGCTGGGGCTTTACCTCGACCCGGCGGCCGACAAGATTCTGATTGCGGCGCTGTTTCTGACGCTGGCGCTGGTCGGTGAAATGCCGTGGACGGTGACCATCATCATCTATATCCGGGACCTCTGCATCGTGGTTTCCGCGGCAGCTCTCTATTGGGGGGCAGGATTCCGCGACTTTCAGCCCACCTGGTGGGGGAAGGCGTCGACCACCGCCGAGCTCGCAACTGCCGGAGTCACGCTCCTGGAAGCCTGGTCGACGAACGGATTATTCCGGTTTTTGGAGCGCGTGGGCTGGGTTGCCGTCGTCAGCCTGGCCGTGGTCTCCGGCATCCACTATGCTTTCACCTCGGCCCAGCGTTACCACGCGCAACGGGCTTGA